In Synergistaceae bacterium, the following are encoded in one genomic region:
- a CDS encoding MerR family DNA-binding transcriptional regulator: protein MNRLLSIGEAFETLGVSITMLRRWEKIGRIKTEHIVGG from the coding sequence ATGAATAGATTGTTAAGCATAGGTGAAGCATTTGAAACATTAGGGGTTTCAATCACAATGCTACGGCGTTGGGAAAAAATCGGGCGAATCAAAACAGAACATATAGTAGGCGGCCA